The following are from one region of the Deinococcus aerophilus genome:
- a CDS encoding ABC transporter ATP-binding protein → MTPAGQELVIENLAAGYGKVQVLWDVSVRVEPGEFVAMIGANGAGKTTTLRSVSGVVRPTGGSIRLGGQDITHSTPSQIVGMGLGHVPEGRELFALMTVRENLELGAAMRPEARSRQAQTLEHVYSLFPRLAERAGQLAGTLSGGEQQMVAVGRALMGLPSVLVVDEPSLGLSPLMTQTVFGALKAVNAEGVSVLLVEQNVGLSLKLAGRAYVLENGAVVKEGTGAALLADPGVREAYLAL, encoded by the coding sequence ATGACTCCGGCAGGACAGGAACTCGTCATAGAAAACCTGGCCGCCGGCTACGGCAAGGTGCAGGTGCTGTGGGACGTGAGCGTGCGGGTGGAACCGGGCGAGTTCGTCGCCATGATCGGGGCAAACGGCGCGGGCAAGACCACCACGCTGCGCTCGGTCAGCGGGGTGGTGCGGCCCACGGGCGGCAGCATCCGGCTGGGCGGGCAGGACATTACCCACTCCACGCCGTCCCAGATCGTCGGAATGGGCCTGGGACACGTGCCCGAGGGCCGCGAGCTGTTCGCGCTGATGACCGTGCGCGAGAACCTGGAACTCGGCGCGGCCATGCGTCCGGAAGCGCGCAGCAGGCAGGCACAGACCCTGGAACACGTTTACTCGCTGTTTCCGCGGCTGGCCGAGCGGGCCGGGCAACTCGCGGGCACCCTGTCGGGCGGCGAGCAGCAGATGGTGGCGGTGGGGCGCGCCCTGATGGGCCTGCCCAGCGTGCTCGTCGTGGATGAACCCTCGTTGGGCCTCTCGCCGCTGATGACCCAGACGGTGTTCGGAGCGCTCAAGGCCGTGAACGCCGAGGGGGTCAGCGTGCTGCTTGTCGAGCAGAATGTGGGCCTCAGCCTCAAGCTGGCAGGGCGGGCCTATGTGCTGGAAAACGGCGCCGTGGTCAAGGAGGGGACCGGCGCGGCGCTGCTCGCCGACCCGGGTGTGCGCGAGGCGTATCTGGCGCTGTAA